A single Triticum dicoccoides isolate Atlit2015 ecotype Zavitan chromosome 2A, WEW_v2.0, whole genome shotgun sequence DNA region contains:
- the LOC119352564 gene encoding uncharacterized protein LOC119352564, whose amino-acid sequence MGFIKEFMEVQAHGNTKLHVIHTNDLQKAATTIEQFERHLEFERHKIVRVDVEYTNDVGEDQKPALVKLSIGKDHPVLLFQLSAADKNCTRFDNFLADPKYTFAGFSINGDIEMLRRVGLEIAHFVDIQKEWRVPIATKRLDSLGDVSGIIVHDYYNYMKKKLTNAEHQRWARMPLSMRHIEYVAKDAYAAYEIWSRLTIIQEGLRRAKLEKEQTRKCARCWGDYDY is encoded by the coding sequence ATGGGATTCATCAAGGAATTCATGGAGGTGCAGgcccacggcaacaccaagttgcacgtgaTCCACACCAACGACTTGCAGAAGGCGGCGACCACCATCGAGCAGTTCGAGCGACACCTCGAATTCGAGCGCCACAAGATCGTCagagttgatgtggagtacaccaaCGACGTTGGCGAAGATCAGAAACCAgccctcgtcaagctctccatcggcaaGGATCATCCGGTGTTGCTCTTCCAACTGAGCGCCGCTGACAAGAACTGCACCAggttcgacaacttcctcgccgaccccaaaTACACGTTTGCTGGCTTCTCCATCAACGGCGACATAGAGATGCTCAGGCGTGTCGGACTAGAGATCGCCcacttcgtcgacatccagaaggaatGGAGGGTGCCTATAGCTACCAAGCGTCTGGACTCCCTTGGGGATGTCTCAGGCATCATTGTCCACGACTACTACAACTACATGAAGAAGAAGCTCACCAATGCAGAGCACCAGCGCTGGGCGCGCATGCCCctgtccatgaggcacatcgagtaTGTAGCAAAAGATGCTTACGCTGCGTACGAGATATGGAGCCGTCTCACCATCATCCAGGAAGGCCTCCGTCGGGCAAAACTTGAGAAGGAGCAGACCAGGAAGTGCGCAAGGTGCTGGGGCGACTACGACTACTGA